From Bombina bombina isolate aBomBom1 chromosome 1, aBomBom1.pri, whole genome shotgun sequence:
gcacactggtctaaaagaggctgcttccgggtggtaaatcgccatagaacaagccactgagctgttgttcgttcctggtagagcgcttctctctttgtatgcaaattattatgaccctggggaagtctccctatgggtgatgggggaaaccagacgtggactccttgcccagtgtgcttagaggaatgtggctgcacctcactgacgaggcccataggaggccgaaacgatcgtctggggttgtcatgttccttgttcagaggagaattgcctggtatttcggggctggactgaccttactcggcgggatcaaactgatatacgtcgggaaagttttcttctgtgaaaagcacactggtctaaaagaggctgcttccgggtggtaaatcgccatagaacaagccactgagctgttgttcgttcctggtagagcgcttctctctttgtatgtaagttagtgttgtgttaacgcttccaactGATGcccgatttctaaaacattaataggttactatggtaacccaaccttacactacacttgatcGCATATACAGCACCACATACAAGTGCAGCGCCGAATATATCTTttcacggtgactgaagaatgaaggttctttttagtgacatcatccaagatggtgtcccttaaattccgattggctgatagaattctatcagccaataagaattaaaggtgaaaattcctattggctgatgcaatcagccattaggattgagcttgcattctattggaacagccaataggattttttcacctttaattccgattggctgatagaattctatcagccaatcggaaattctagggatgccatcttggataacgtcacttaaaggaaccttcattcttcagtcacagaggaaagaagaggatgctccacgccggatgtcttgaagatggagccgctccgcgccagatggatgaggatagaagatgccgtctggatgaagacttcagcccacttggatgaagacttctgccagcttcgatgaggacttctgccgcttcgttgaggatggatgttgggattttattttagggggttagttttttaatttttaaagtaatgttagattttttattttaattgtaatttaggattattttaatttatgtaatggggttaatttagaggtgcttagttagggggcttagtgataagttaattgcgatgtgggttattggtggtttaggggttaatagatttattaggttaattgcgatttgGGTtattggtggttaaggggttaatatatttattaggttactTGTGATGTGGGTAATTGTTGGTTAAgagttagaggttaatagtttaaatagctagattgcgttgtgggggattgtggattaggggttaatagatttaatagatattttgcgatgtgggggcattgtggattaggggttaatagatttaatagatactttgcaatgtgggggcattgcagaataggggttaatagatgtaatagatagtttgtgttgtgggtgcattgcggattaggggtttatagtttaaatagctagtttgcgttttggggcatggcagtttagatgttaatagatttattataggcaCTTTCTCCTTGCACTCAGACACTGCTCTACACCACAAGTGTAGCTCTCACACTTTCACTGTGCACTTAAAGTCACTTGAAACGAAAGCTCAGCAAGAGTTTGGTTCATAGGCTCTAATAACTACATTAACTCAAAGACTTTAGAGCGTAGGGAAACCCAACATTTAGCCACCGTGGACTCTGTAGAGGAATCAGCTGTTGGTTTATACACAATGAGTACCATGAAGCCAGAAATGgaacataataataatactatagaaGAAGAAGAGGTACGAACACTATTTGTCAGTGGCCTCCCAATTGACATCAAACCAAGAGAACTTTACTTGCTTTTTCGACCATTTAAGGGGTATGAAGGATCACTGATCAAGCTAACATCAAAACAGCCTGTTGGTTTTGTCAGCTTTGACAATAGAGCTGGTGCTGAAGCTGCAAAGAATGCACTAAATGGCATCCGTTTTGACCCAGAAAATCGACAGACTTTACGGCTAGAGTTTGCAAAGGCCAACACAAAAATAGCAAAGAACAAACTAATGGCTACACCCAACCCCACTAACCTTCACCCTGCACTTGGAGCACACTTCATTGCACGAGATCCATATGACCTGACAGGTGCTGCACTTATCCCAGTGTCACGAGAAGGCTGGGCTCCCTACCCACTATACACCACAGAACTGACACCAGCCATCCCACATGCTGCATTCACATATCCAGCTGCAGCGGCTGCTGCTGCAGCACTTCACACTCAGATGCGCTGGTATCCTCCTTCAGAAGCTACCCAGCAAGGATGGAAGTCTCGCCAATTCTGCTAAAGCTTTTTCGATGTACCAGGTACGAACGGGTTGGATTAGAACTTCTGAAACTTTCCAAGATGTAATCCAACATGGAGCCTTGCCTCCATTCCCATGAACAGTCTCAAAATACAAAAGCCTGGACAGGACAGTCTTCCACCAGTAGAAATAGGTTTATTTCCTGATTGCCTTGTCAGGTCGTTGTGACTGAACACTGGGGCAAAACGAGACTTGAACAAGACAATGTCCAGTTAATTTCTGTAACCGGAAGGATTTTCTTTTGCATGTTGGTTTTTCTGGCATGAATAGACTAAGTAGTGTGCGTGTGTAAAAtctgcttctgtgaaagtttgacTAAATGTCTTGCTTACCCCACAAACTCCAAAACGTACTGTTCTGGTTAATCAATGTCCACTTTGTCCCTACATCTTTATCGGAGAGTTTTAGTTCTTGCCAAATGTAATGCAACCTTATGGGGAAACAGAGCAAAAGTACCagtatttttgtaaaatgtttaataaGGAAATATTTATGCATCAtacgtgtttgttttttgtgatattaattattaaaaaatattaatctgtcATAAGTTAAATGTTCAGTTAAAGAGCTTGAAGATTCTGTATGGTTTGTCTGTTGTAATTCATGAAGAAAAATGTGCAATTTTCATTTTGTTCAACTTTCCATTCTACTGCTTGGAATTGATAATTCAGTATTATGAATGTCTTGCTTGCACAGCAAGGAGTTTCTCTTCTGCTGGTCCTATGAGAATGTGatggataaaatatataatatttaaaaaaaaaaaaatagatttattataagttgtgatgtgggggggatggcggatagaggggttttgacgtgtcgggttagatttcaatgggaaaaaggtctcaaagagcacctttttcctgttttacacctaaatgagctgggtgttatttttgttagtgtatcggcagcctctAACAGTGTAGTAACTGTTAGCGTGGGAATTGGAaaaattgaggtataacgggccATTTGAAGCAgtcgataaatgatattgcttccgacagcatatttatcggtttgagagtgcacgcaaacggaattaccactcaatggaagcgagccctgagTGTGTGCAATATTATTGCTGTAAGTTTGGCATTGCACACACAGCACgacttatttattgatttattttttatatcaattttcaacattacaaatttatcttgaactcctactactctgcccttaattcccataagcaacactacttctctactcttttctctaatctttcttcaaacccaaaaagtttgttctccactttcaatactcttctccgccctcccccacctcctaatacaacttctctgtcagctcaagactttgccaaccacttcaataacaaaatcaactccatcagaaatgaaatcagctctcaacataattctattctctcaccccctcaaatgctctcaatcaaccacaacccacataaccttaaacttagctcattctcccctgttactgaggaagaagttttggcacttatactgcgctctcacctcactacctgtccccttgaccctatcccctcacagctactcccctccctctctgccacccttacccctatactcacacacactttcaacctctccttcagcaccggtatatttcccacatcgctgaaacatgcactggtcacacctatcctcaaaaaaccttcccttgatcctacctccccatccaactaccaccctatttccctcttccctcttgcatcaaagcttctcgaaaaaactagcttatgcacgcctatcccatttacttacaataaactccctccttgacccattgcaatctggatttcgtccccatcactccacagaaacagcaattgttaaggttaccaacgacctacttacagcaaaatcaaaaggccacttctctctgcttattctccttgatctgtcctcagcctttgacactgttgaccaccctctcttgctccaaaccctctaatccttcggcatatgtgacacagccccctcgtggctctcttcctacctgtcaaaccgtacctttagtgtagccttctctggggcctcctctgccccgtcaccactttctgtcggagtaccgcaaggctccgtcctcggtccccttctcttctcaatctacacgtcatcactaggttccctaataaagtccaacggtttacaatatcatttgtatgccgatgacacccaaatctacttctctgcaccagacctttctccttcattgctaacacatgtcactaactgtcttgctcacatctccaaccggatgtcctctcactacctcaagctaaatctctccaaaactgagctccttattcccccccccttcttcaaaactctccacccccattctctctataactgtcgacaactccatcactacccctaccccgcatgcccgatgtctctgggtcacatttgactcagatctttctttcactcctcagattcagtctttggctaaagcctgccgcttccaccttaaaaacatctctaaaattagacacttccttacacaagacacaactaagattttaatccactctctcatcctatcccgcctcgattactgcaactctgtcctctctggtctccccacctactgcctagctcctttgcaatccttaatgaatgcctctgctcatcttccttacaagtcactcttcatctgctgcacctctctgccaatctcttcactggcttcctcttgcctcaaaattctcattctgacatgcaaagccctcaactgcactgctcccccctatatctcagaccttgtctccagatactctccctcccgtccccttcgctctgctcacgaactcctactttcctcctctcttgtcacctcatcacactcctgtttacaggacttctccagactggctcccatcttgtggaactctctgcctcgctccacaagattctcttctagtttgaaaagcttcaagtgctccctaaagactctactgttcagggatgcatacaacctatgctaacctttctttatacca
This genomic window contains:
- the LOC128641924 gene encoding RNA-binding protein with multiple splicing 2-like, whose product is MSTMKPEMEHNNNTIEEEEVRTLFVSGLPIDIKPRELYLLFRPFKGYEGSLIKLTSKQPVGFVSFDNRAGAEAAKNALNGIRFDPENRQTLRLEFAKANTKIAKNKLMATPNPTNLHPALGAHFIARDPYDLTGAALIPVSREGWAPYPLYTTELTPAIPHAAFTYPAAAAAAAALHTQMRWYPPSEATQQGWKSRQFC